One window of Marmota flaviventris isolate mMarFla1 chromosome 5, mMarFla1.hap1, whole genome shotgun sequence genomic DNA carries:
- the Tas2r1 gene encoding taste receptor type 2 member 1, whose product MLEAHFIIFLLWAVMQSLTGVFANGIILVVNSIALVRQRRLASLDLLLSCLATTRICMQVLIFSIHLVALSLVKESVFIDNFLILMFVNELGLWFATWLGVFYCVKIATIPHPIFFWLKMRISKLVPWLILGSLLHSLISSGLQSKYMWSFYKGVIENYFSKNRTKTEDTPSEPFYIFIAELMPPLLIFLVAVLLLVFSLGRHTQQMRTMGTRDPCRNPHINALLSILSFLILYFSHYAVTVLFCAQIVQFGSFLFLLCMMISGAYPAGHSIILILGNAKLKQNVRLFLLRGKCCQ is encoded by the coding sequence atgCTAGAGGCTCACTTCATCATATTTCTTCTCTGGGCAGTGATGCAGTCCCTCACTGGGGTCTTTGCAAATGGCATCATTTTGGTGGTGAACAGCATCGCCTTGGTGAGGCAGAGAAGACTGGCTTCCCTGGATCTGCTCCTCTCCTGCCTGGCGACGACTAGGATCTGTATGCAGGTGCTCATCTTTAGCATCCATCTGGTTGCTCTCTCCTTGGTGAAAGAGTCTGTGTTTATTGATAATTTTCTAATTCTCATGTTTGTAAATGAACTGGGGCTTTGGTTTGCCACGTGGCTTGGCGTTTTCTACTGTGTCAAGATCGCCACCATTCCACACCCGATATTCTTCTGGCTGAAGATGAGGATATCCAAGTTGGTGCCCTGGCTGATCCTGGGGTCTCTGCTCCACTCATTGATCAGTTCTGGCCTCCAAAGCAAATACATGTGGTCATTTTACAAAGGAGTCATTGAGAACTATTTCTCCAAAAATAGGACTAAAACTGAAGACACACCTTCtgaaccattttatattttcattgcaGAACTCATGCCACCATTACTTATCTTCCTCGTTGCAGTTCTGCTCTTGGTTTTCTCCCTGGGGAGACACACTCAGCAGATGAGAACCATGGGCACCAGGGACCCCTGCAGGAATCCCCACATCAACGCACTGCTCTCCATCCTGTCATTCCTAATCCTCTACTTCTCCCACTACGCAGTGACTGTTTTGTTCTGTGCTCAAATTGTGCAGTTTGGAAGCTTCCTCTTTCTGCTCTGCATGATGATTTCTGGTGCATACCCTGCTGGACACTCTATCATCTTAATTTTAGGAAATGCTAAACTGAAACAAAATGTAAGATTGTTCCTCCTCCGTGGTAAATGCTGCCAGTGA